In Planctomycetaceae bacterium, the following proteins share a genomic window:
- a CDS encoding deiodinase family protein codes for MKLLFILPALGLTIAWSQLSMTVIQAEDRSTITVSSVTVSPEGTPPAPGPELLKYTPEEIERAYEGQPLPEGVRMYLAIVRGGKMNGSEGWFGPAATRYHWDWLCRTHHISGDRLGQKQFLGDPSAFQILDRNNDGYITADDLDWSDTNEWVRNSYAINRWFRRMDESGNGEFSRSEWVSLFDRLAGQSDEIRFDQLRDSIFAGSGAAFQSGDAPTKETLVQGLLAEEVGSLKEGPPLEGLAPDFELPVLNGDSTISLQSLVGQKPVVLIFGNFTCGPFRSMYPAVERVVSRHRDDASFLMIYVREAHPANGWAMKSNQKAGIEILQPVTLEQRVDVAQQCSKMLEPTIPLLVDDVDDRTGHAYSGMPARLYVIDRKGKVAYKSGRGPFGFKVDEMEQSLVMLQLDEQIQASPPNDAEK; via the coding sequence ATGAAATTACTCTTCATCCTGCCCGCATTGGGCCTCACCATCGCATGGTCCCAGCTGTCAATGACCGTGATTCAGGCGGAAGATCGATCGACAATTACCGTTTCCAGCGTGACGGTGTCTCCCGAAGGAACACCGCCTGCCCCCGGACCGGAGTTACTGAAGTACACGCCCGAAGAAATCGAGAGGGCGTATGAAGGTCAGCCGCTGCCGGAAGGAGTGCGGATGTATCTGGCGATCGTGCGTGGCGGAAAAATGAACGGAAGCGAGGGATGGTTTGGCCCGGCCGCGACGCGATATCACTGGGACTGGCTTTGCAGAACCCACCACATTTCCGGCGACCGTCTGGGCCAAAAACAATTCCTGGGTGACCCTTCGGCGTTTCAGATTCTGGATCGCAACAACGATGGATATATCACAGCAGATGACCTGGACTGGTCCGACACGAATGAATGGGTTCGAAATTCATATGCCATCAATCGCTGGTTTCGCCGAATGGATGAATCGGGTAACGGAGAATTCTCCCGATCCGAATGGGTGAGCCTGTTCGACAGGCTTGCAGGTCAATCCGACGAAATCCGGTTTGATCAGCTGCGGGACTCAATCTTTGCGGGTTCTGGTGCTGCGTTTCAGTCGGGTGATGCACCTACCAAAGAAACGCTTGTGCAGGGTTTGCTGGCAGAGGAGGTCGGTTCGCTGAAGGAAGGGCCGCCACTGGAAGGATTGGCACCTGATTTCGAGCTTCCTGTGCTGAATGGTGATTCAACGATCTCGCTGCAATCACTCGTCGGCCAGAAACCCGTGGTGCTGATCTTTGGTAATTTCACATGTGGACCATTTCGATCGATGTATCCAGCCGTCGAACGCGTTGTTAGCCGACATCGTGACGACGCCAGTTTTCTGATGATCTATGTCCGCGAAGCACATCCAGCAAATGGATGGGCAATGAAGTCGAATCAAAAAGCAGGAATTGAAATCCTTCAGCCTGTGACTCTGGAACAGCGGGTTGATGTGGCACAGCAGTGTTCCAAAATGCTGGAGCCCACCATTCCACTGCTTGTCGATGATGTCGATGACAGGACGGGGCACGCGTACAGTGGCATGCCAGCGAGACTCTACGTGATCGATCGAAAGGGAAAAGTCGCCTACAAGAGTGGTCGAGGTCCATTCGGGTTTAAAGTCGACGAAATGGAACAATCGCTTGTCATGCTGCAGCTTGACGAACAGATTCAGGCCTCTCCCCCCAA
- a CDS encoding DUF1559 domain-containing protein yields MYQQSKRHRGFTLIELLVVIAIIAILIALLLPAVQQAREAARRTQCRNNLKQLGLALHNYHDVHLCFPFGHSDNNGKYSAISQLLPYFEQGNVYALIDFSLPHDHANNAVARLTELPMLRCPSDFENPLASRGGATNYMMNKGAGVLWGAPTGPNAILPAQNGVMYFGSRVRFRDITDGTSNTAAASERVLADGNNGLVSPTADVFFSPAAPLNADEAVQMCNAVDINDLASQFPLFMGAPWINGQHTYLHTNVPNSRSCGFFTIGRASMPPSSKHTGGVQVLLCDGSVRFASDNVSLVTWRALGTRNGGELPGEF; encoded by the coding sequence ATGTATCAACAAAGCAAACGTCATCGTGGTTTTACACTGATTGAACTTCTGGTCGTCATCGCCATCATTGCCATTTTGATTGCATTGCTGTTGCCAGCAGTGCAGCAGGCCCGCGAGGCAGCGCGTCGAACGCAATGCCGCAACAACCTCAAGCAACTGGGACTGGCGCTTCACAACTATCATGATGTCCACTTGTGCTTTCCGTTCGGACACTCCGATAACAACGGCAAGTACTCCGCAATCAGTCAGCTGCTTCCGTATTTTGAGCAGGGCAACGTTTACGCTCTGATCGATTTTTCATTACCGCATGATCACGCAAATAATGCGGTCGCTCGACTGACCGAGTTACCCATGCTTCGTTGTCCAAGTGACTTCGAGAATCCACTGGCGTCTCGAGGCGGTGCAACAAACTACATGATGAATAAGGGAGCTGGCGTTCTCTGGGGTGCTCCCACAGGCCCTAACGCAATACTTCCTGCCCAGAATGGCGTCATGTATTTTGGAAGCAGGGTACGATTTCGCGATATCACAGATGGCACTTCTAACACCGCGGCCGCCAGTGAACGCGTTCTTGCCGACGGAAATAATGGGCTGGTGTCACCGACTGCGGATGTCTTCTTCAGCCCGGCAGCTCCACTGAACGCCGACGAAGCCGTACAGATGTGTAATGCTGTCGACATCAACGACCTGGCCAGCCAGTTTCCCCTGTTCATGGGCGCGCCGTGGATCAATGGGCAACACACCTATCTGCATACCAATGTCCCCAACTCCCGGTCGTGCGGTTTCTTTACGATTGGTCGCGCATCGATGCCCCCCAGCAGCAAACACACGGGGGGCGTTCAGGTCCTGCTCTGTGATGGTTCGGTCAGATTTGCCTCTGACAATGTCAGCCTGGTCACATGGCGAGCATTGGGAACACGCAACGGTGGTGAATTGCCGGGAGAATTTTAG